Proteins encoded within one genomic window of Cydia pomonella isolate Wapato2018A chromosome 12, ilCydPomo1, whole genome shotgun sequence:
- the LOC133523792 gene encoding uncharacterized protein LOC133523792, with the protein MKEMGDNTHGVDFDTESDTAFKPTSTLVLRSPPNKCASNPDLSSEFRKRKYDKMTNISEDVEEMIERKFSSLQDNITATINTALAAGLATELAKISNTLSQIQLDIQKVNQDNTAINQTLDEVKNRLTQVEDSLQFTGSRQSSYEERLSTVESSMSLSQGQADRIQTLERTIDKMEQQSRMNNIEICNMPEKRGENLISIISDIGTAIKFTFTPSDIVSIHRVPHADPSCIRPKNIIVRFTSVILRDNILAAFRLAKGLNTSQINITGSLQKIYLNEHLTLKNKLLLRQTREAAAKHSFKYVWVRHATILVRKDDTSPIIAIRAAHELSKISPSSS; encoded by the coding sequence ATGAAGGAGATGGGCGATAATACGCACGGTGTCGACTTCGACACTGAATCGGACACGGCATTCAAACCTACCTCCACGTTGGTACTACGATCACCGCCGAATAAATGCGCATCAAATCCTGATTTGTCATCGGAATTCCGTAAACGTAAATATGACAAAATGACAAACATATCAGAAGATGTCGAGGAAATGATCGAGCGTAAGTTTTCAAGCCTCCAGGATAATATTACTGCCACCATAAACACAGCTCTGGCCGCTGGCTTGGCAACCGAACTCGCTAAAATTTCCAACACATTGAGCCAAATTCAACTCGATATTCAAAAGGTTAATCAAGACAACACGGCCATCAACCAAACGTTAGATGAAGTCAAGAATCGCCTGACACAAGTTGAGGATTCACTTCAATTTACCGGCTCGCGTCAGAGCTCTTATGAGGAAAGGCTGAGTACGGTAGAATCTAGCATGTCGTTATCACAAGGTCAGGCGGATCGTATCCAGACTCTTGAACGCACCATAGATAAAATGGAACAACAATCGCGAATGAATAACATAGAAATATGCAACATGCCTGAGAAGCGCGGCGAAAACTTAATTAGTATTATCAGCGACATAGGAACCgctataaaatttacttttacgCCCAGTGACATTGTCTCAATACATCGTGTACCACACGCCGACCCCAGCTGTATTCGCCCGAAAAACATAATAGTGCGTTTTACCTCAGTTATACTACGTGACAATATATTGGCTGCATTTCGCCTTGCGAAAGGACTCAATACTTCACAAATAAACATTACTGGGTCTctgcaaaaaatatatctgaacGAGCATTTAACACTTAAAAACAAGCTGTTACTACGACAGACTCGCGAAGCAGCCGCGAAGCATAGCTTTAAGTATGTATGGGTTCGACATGCCACTATATTGGTGCGCAAAGATGACACTTCACCAATAATAGCTATACGAGCTGCCCATGAGCTGAGTAAGATATCGCCGAGTAGTTCCTGA